A single window of Cryptococcus depauperatus CBS 7841 chromosome 2, complete sequence DNA harbors:
- a CDS encoding phosphoribosylaminoimidazole carboxylase — protein MAPRKTVGILGGGQLGRMITHPAALLGVPLLILDSGSHTPAKQTFLAPQPHSHLDGPFTSESHIRQLAVACDVLTVEIEHVNADVLEAVEKEGLCEVQPSPRTIRLIQNKYEQKKYLAENGVPVAPFEELPANATEQDIKTIAGRLGLPLMLKAKTLAYDGRGNSPLKTTSSNDIQASLKFLGDRPLYAEGWAPFVKEIAVMVVRNKEGLVESYDAVETIHRESILRVCLAPLRGDRGINQLARNLAEEAVSHLEGAGIFGVEMFLMPNGELLLNEIAPRPHNSGHHTIEACLTSQFENHLRAILSLPLGSTALRVPAAAMVNILGASSTMEAIDKMSDNALTVPGAAVHLYGKAESRKARKMGHITVTAESDAELNERLRILLFAQPDADASWIDLIAPPEPKPSHSHPKPLVGIIMGSDSDLPVMLPATKILNKFKVPYELTITSAHRTPERMARYAKAAAGRGLRTIIAGAGGAAHLPGMVASETSLPVIGVPVKASVLDGVDSLYSIVQMPRGIPCATVGINNSTNAALLAVRILGISIPALNLATEEYSRTLESEVLAKVNVLEEEGWDKYIERLQK, from the exons ATGGCGCCTAGAAAAACTGTTGGTATACTTG GCGGAGGCCAGTTGGGCCGTATGATTACCCATCCTGCTGCTCTCCTCGGTGTACCCCTCCTCATCCTGGATTCTGGCTCTCATACGCCAGCTAAACAAACCTTTCTTGCCCCTCAGCCACACTCTCATCTCGATGGACCGTTCACCTCGGAATCCCATATTCGTCAATTGGCAGTTGCTTGCGATGTGTTAACAGTCGAGATTGAACATGTAAATGCTGATGTGCTCGAAGCTGTCGAGAAGGAAGGATTATGTGAAGTGCAACCAAGCCCTAGAACTATCCGActcattcaaaacaaataCGAACAGAAGAAGTATCTGGCAGAAAATGGCGTACCTGTTGCACCATTTGAAGAACTTCCTGCAAATGCGACAGAGCAAGATATCAAAACCATTGCTGGCAGACTGGGTCTACCTCTGATGCTGAAGGCAAAAACCCTTGCATACGATGGCCGCGGGAACTCGCCCCTCAAGACGACATCTTCCAATGATATTCAAGCGTCCCTCAAGTTTTTGGGGGATAGACCTTTGTATGCTGAAGGATGGGCACCTTTTGTGAAGGAGATTGCTGTCATGGTGGTCAGAAATAAAGAAGGTCTGGTCGAGAGTTATGACGCGGTGGAGACTATCCATAGGGAGAGTATCTTGAGGGTGTGCCTCGCTCCGCTGAGGGGCGATAGAGGAATAAACCAGCTAGCAAGAAATCTAGCTGAGGAAGCTGTAAGTCATTTGGAAGGCGCCGGTATCTTTGGGGTGGAGATGTTCCTTATGCCTAATGGCGAGTTACTTTTGAACGAGATTGCCCCTAGGCCCCACAATTCTGGTCACCACACCATTGAGGCCTGCCTTACCTCCCAGTTCGAAAATCACCTTCGAGCtattctctctcttcccttgGGTTCTACAGCACTCCGAGTTCCTGCAGCCGCCATGGTCAACATTCTCGGAGCGTCTTCCACGATGGAAGCCATCGACAAGATGTCTGACAATGCCCTCACCGTTCCCGGCGCCGCTGTGCATCTGTATGGTAAGGCTGAGAGCCGAAAAGCTCGTAAAATGGGACATATTACTGTGACCGCGGAGAGTGATGCCGAGTTGAATGAACGACTTCGCATTTTACTCTTTGCTCAACCTGATGCAGATGCTAGCTGGATTGACCTCATTGCTCCCCCTGAACCCAAGCCCTCACACTCTCACCCCAAACCACTTGTTGGTATCATCATGGGCAGTGACTCTGACTTACCGGTAATGCTCCCTGCTACCAAGATCCTCAACAAGTTTAAAGTCCCTTATGAGCTCACCATCACATCTGCTCATCGAACTCCTGAGCGCATGGCTCGTTATGCCAAAGCTGCTGCTGGACGAGGTTTACGTACGATTATTGCAGGCGCAGGCGGCGCCGCCCATCTTCCTGGCATGGTTGCAAGTGAAACAAGCTTACCCGTCATTGGTGTACCTGTGAAAGCTAGTGTATTGGACGGCGTGGATTCATTGTATAGTATTGTTCAGATGCCC CGAGGTATTCCTTGTGCCACAGTGGGTATCAATAATTCTACGAACGCCgctcttcttgctgtcCGCATTCTCGGAATTTCAATTCCTGCTCTCAATTTAGCCACTGAAGAATACTCAAGAACATTGGAAAGCGAGGTATTGGCAAAAGTGAATGTgctagaagaagaaggctggGATAAGTATATTGAGAGACTGCAAAAGTAG
- a CDS encoding nucleoside diphosphate kinase, with product MSTTEHTYIMIKPDGVQRGLVGKIISRFEKRGFKLSALKLCTPSEEHLKKHYSDLSSKPFFPRLIDYMMSGPVVCMVWEGLDAVRTGRVMLGATNPLDSVPGTIRGDFALQVGMNVCHGSDSVENAQKEVALWFPEGINQYKLDAQAWLYEA from the exons ATGTCCACTACCGAACATACCTACATCATGATCAA GCCCGACGGTGTCCAGCGAGGCCTTGTCGGCAAGATCATCTCTCGATTTGAGAAGCGAGGCTTCAAGCTTTCTGCCCTCAAGCTTTGCACTCCTTCCGAG GAGCACCTCAAGAAGCACTACTCTGACCTCTCTTCCAAGCCATTTTTCCCTCGTCTTATCGATTACA TGATGTCTGGTCCTGTCGTCTGTATGGTTTGGGAAGGTCTTGACGCTGTCAGGACTGGACGTGTCATGCTTGGTGCCACCAACCCTCTTGACTCTGTTCCCGGCACCATCCGAGGTGACTTTGCCCTTCAGGTTGGCATG AATGTCTGTCACGGTTCTGACTCTGTTGAGAACGCCCAAAAGGAGGTTGCTCTTTGGTTTCC CGAGGGCATCAACCAATACAAGCTCGATGCTCAGGCTTGGCTTTACGAGGCTTGA